In a genomic window of Quercus lobata isolate SW786 chromosome 4, ValleyOak3.0 Primary Assembly, whole genome shotgun sequence:
- the LOC115985508 gene encoding uncharacterized protein LOC115985508 has product MDPLKYLMEKLVQDGKTAEWVLLLSEFYIKYVTKKFVKGRAIAGHLVYCSLEEVEEIQGDLSDEDIMGIEVESWKILNFPATNNATEYEACIIGLQAALGLGVKELEVYGDLTLIISQEDNETGLLLDYYGSRLCGSCSKMPSMPSPWRSETYTAHAITNHDITLAILYMGNRHYWEDSPNNIQWP; this is encoded by the exons ATGGATCCTTTGAAGTACCTAATGGAAAAACTTGTGCAAGATGGAAAGACTGCTGAATGGGTTTTGCTTCTGTCAGAATTTTATATTAAGTATGTGACTAAAAAATTTGTGAAGGGGAGAGCAATTGCCGGTCACTTAGTCTATTGTTCACTagaagaagttgaagaaatTCAAGGAGACCTTTCAGATGAAGACATCATGGGGATTGAAGTAGAATcatggaagat ACTTAACTTTCCTGCCACCAACAATGCCACAGAATATGAAGCTTGCATCATAGGTCTACAAGCAGCCCTAGGCCTTGGAGTAAAAGAGTTGGAGGTGTACGGCGACTTAACATTAATAATCTCTCAG GAAGATAATGAGACAGGGTTACTACTGGACTACTATGGAAGCCGACTATGTGGCTCATGTTCAAAAATGCCATCAATGCCAAGTCCATGGAGATCTGAAACATATACCGCCCATGCCATTACAAACCATGACATCACCCTAGCCATTCTCTATATGGGGAATAGACATTATTGGGAAGATTCACCTAACAACATCCAATGGCCATGA